Proteins encoded within one genomic window of Candidatus Nezhaarchaeota archaeon:
- a CDS encoding inorganic phosphate transporter — protein MIEIALYIAGLMASAFMAFCIGANDAANPVDQAVGAGTLALRRALFLFSLFAMIGALVQGRCVIKTLGAGIIPKIDVVAALVAVVAAGAWVLVATLLGLPISTSQSITGAVVGVGLAYVLTGQLGLDEINWSVMVRILLSWITSPTVAISLALLFYLSFVRFKKFLKARGYDVEKPFLVLHVVAVAFAAYAFGANDVANATGVYLAVTREYLGLPTEEAMLMLSALGGTFIAIGGFTLGYRVIRTTAFRVTRLDRPSGAAAGLSLALTVWLFTTIPYMVWGFGMPISTTHVSVSSIMGVGIARAKSLRGLNFKVVAAIIVSWLLTVPITMGIASCLYLIVQAVT, from the coding sequence ATGATAGAGATAGCACTCTACATAGCCGGATTAATGGCTTCAGCCTTCATGGCCTTCTGTATAGGGGCCAATGATGCTGCAAACCCGGTAGATCAAGCTGTCGGCGCAGGTACCTTAGCTTTGAGAAGAGCACTTTTCCTATTCTCACTCTTCGCCATGATAGGAGCTCTAGTCCAAGGGAGATGCGTGATCAAGACGTTGGGTGCAGGAATAATCCCGAAGATAGATGTCGTAGCCGCTTTAGTAGCTGTCGTAGCTGCTGGAGCATGGGTTCTTGTTGCCACTCTCCTCGGCTTGCCAATCTCTACCTCACAAAGCATAACCGGAGCCGTAGTGGGAGTGGGCTTGGCCTACGTCCTAACGGGACAGCTAGGATTAGATGAGATCAATTGGAGTGTTATGGTAAGAATTTTGCTAAGTTGGATCACGTCACCGACAGTAGCTATAAGCTTAGCATTACTCTTCTACCTCTCTTTCGTTAGGTTCAAAAAGTTTTTGAAGGCTAGGGGGTATGACGTTGAAAAGCCATTCCTAGTCCTCCATGTAGTGGCAGTAGCTTTTGCCGCTTATGCATTTGGTGCTAATGACGTTGCCAATGCTACTGGAGTTTATCTTGCAGTAACAAGAGAGTACCTTGGATTACCAACAGAGGAAGCTATGTTGATGCTCTCTGCGCTTGGCGGTACTTTCATAGCTATAGGCGGCTTTACGTTAGGGTACAGGGTCATAAGGACGACGGCCTTCAGAGTAACTAGACTAGATCGACCAAGCGGAGCTGCAGCAGGCCTTTCACTAGCGTTAACAGTTTGGCTCTTTACAACAATTCCTTACATGGTATGGGGCTTTGGAATGCCCATTTCAACAACCCATGTAAGCGTCTCATCAATAATGGGCGTTGGCATAGCGAGAGCTAAGAGTTTAAGGGGGCTAAACTTCAAGGTTGTAGCTGCCATCATAGTCTCATGGCTTTTGACCGTTCCGATAACTATGGGAATAGCCTCATGCCTATACCTTATAGTTCAAGCCGTCACGTGA
- a CDS encoding LLM class flavin-dependent oxidoreductase, translating into MNKGRVKFGQLLPIPVSPIDALIRIGVRTEKAGFDSIWAADHLLMIPTGIVPNVWPILSVIASQTEKIEIGTCVSDPHRIHPAVFAQLVATVDQISQGRVVVGLGAGESMNLDHFGITWDKPLSRMMEFTKIIRDLWLKDRLDYQGKFWSLKDAFLQIKPKRNPVPIYFGANSPKSREMAAKFADGWLPVSQGPRMYKKHLEEMRKIAESVGRSLERFEPGLYVYVVMAEKCEEALNQLRRIKSLVAPSLRHVKEAGYDVEVPHRLLEVTYSNIMVTEEGLKLFEELNKYIPDEVALEFSIAGTPEDCANKVEEFVKAGVRHFVLVNAGPDPKFVFETLARKIIPSYKQ; encoded by the coding sequence ATGAATAAAGGAAGGGTAAAATTTGGACAACTCCTACCAATCCCCGTATCTCCCATCGACGCGTTAATTAGGATTGGAGTGAGGACAGAGAAAGCAGGGTTTGACTCCATATGGGCTGCTGACCACTTGTTAATGATACCAACAGGCATAGTTCCAAACGTATGGCCAATCCTTAGCGTGATAGCTTCTCAAACTGAGAAGATAGAGATAGGAACTTGTGTATCAGACCCTCATAGAATACACCCAGCCGTCTTCGCTCAATTGGTGGCAACTGTTGACCAGATATCGCAAGGAAGGGTTGTAGTGGGCCTAGGAGCGGGCGAGTCTATGAACCTTGATCACTTCGGCATAACGTGGGACAAACCACTTTCGAGAATGATGGAATTCACGAAGATAATTCGAGATCTTTGGTTGAAGGATAGACTTGACTATCAAGGAAAGTTTTGGAGCCTTAAAGATGCTTTCCTTCAAATAAAGCCAAAGAGAAACCCTGTGCCCATATACTTCGGAGCTAATTCACCAAAATCGCGGGAGATGGCTGCGAAGTTCGCGGATGGCTGGCTACCGGTTTCTCAAGGTCCACGAATGTATAAAAAGCACTTAGAGGAGATGAGGAAAATAGCAGAATCAGTTGGGCGTTCTCTAGAGAGGTTCGAACCCGGTCTATACGTCTATGTAGTGATGGCAGAGAAATGTGAAGAGGCCTTGAACCAGTTAAGGCGAATAAAGTCACTAGTAGCCCCTTCACTGAGACACGTTAAGGAGGCGGGTTACGATGTAGAGGTTCCCCATCGTCTGCTAGAGGTGACGTACTCTAACATCATGGTCACGGAAGAGGGACTCAAACTATTCGAAGAGCTTAACAAGTACATTCCCGATGAGGTAGCTCTTGAGTTTTCAATTGCTGGAACGCCTGAAGACTGTGCAAATAAAGTGGAGGAGTTTGTGAAGGCTGGAGTCAGACATTTTGTGCTAGTGAACGCAGGACCAGATCCCAAATTTGTCTTCGAAACCTTAGCTAGGAAAATAATACCTTCTTACAAGCAATGA
- a CDS encoding 4-hydroxyphenylacetate 3-hydroxylase family protein has product MMTGREYVESLRKLKPKVYFMGEEVESVVDHPVFRPHVNAAAMTYELAHEPEYEELMTARSHLTGEKINRFTHIHQSTEDLVKKVKMMRLLGQKTGACFQRCVGFDALNALYIVTYDIDKKRGTDYHEKLKKYLLYVQKHDLMCAGAMTDVKGDRGLRPHQQKDPDMYVHVVEKTEAGIIVKGAKAHITGAANSHEIIVMPTRALGPEDKDYAVSFAVPIDTEGVYLIFGRQPNELRRLESFIDCGNAKYGAVGGESLVIFDNVFVPWDRVFMCGEYEFAGELVEIFATFHRQNYGGCKVGVADVLVGATANIAEYIGVANAPHVIDKITEMMFMAEACWCGSLACSYEGYKTPSGAYMPNPLLANVTKLLITRFPYEWSRLAQDIAGGLLATCPSERDFKHPKIGKFVEKYCKGVAEVPTEHRIRMLRLIEALSIGAHLVESLHGAGSPQAQKIMIWRRGDVEVKKKLAKIIAGIEEDKYFKRITGKSEEEYFEELMRKVKQARK; this is encoded by the coding sequence ATGATGACCGGAAGAGAGTACGTAGAGAGCTTAAGGAAGCTTAAGCCTAAGGTGTACTTCATGGGTGAGGAGGTTGAAAGTGTCGTCGATCATCCAGTGTTTAGACCGCATGTTAATGCGGCAGCAATGACTTACGAGCTAGCTCATGAACCTGAGTACGAAGAGTTGATGACAGCGAGATCACACCTCACTGGGGAGAAGATCAATAGGTTCACTCACATACATCAAAGTACTGAGGACCTCGTTAAGAAGGTAAAGATGATGCGACTTCTTGGTCAAAAGACTGGAGCATGCTTTCAACGATGCGTCGGCTTTGATGCTCTCAACGCACTTTACATAGTAACTTACGACATAGATAAGAAGCGTGGCACCGATTACCATGAAAAGCTCAAGAAGTACTTGCTCTACGTTCAAAAGCATGACTTGATGTGTGCTGGTGCGATGACTGATGTGAAAGGTGATCGAGGGCTAAGACCTCATCAGCAGAAAGATCCAGACATGTACGTTCACGTAGTCGAGAAGACAGAAGCTGGAATAATAGTTAAAGGAGCGAAAGCCCACATAACCGGGGCTGCGAACTCTCACGAGATAATTGTCATGCCTACTAGGGCTTTAGGTCCAGAAGACAAAGATTATGCTGTTTCCTTCGCAGTTCCTATCGACACAGAAGGAGTGTACTTGATCTTTGGGAGACAACCGAATGAGCTTAGAAGGCTTGAAAGCTTCATAGATTGTGGTAACGCTAAGTATGGAGCTGTTGGCGGTGAGTCCCTAGTAATATTCGACAATGTCTTTGTTCCCTGGGATAGAGTCTTCATGTGTGGAGAGTACGAGTTTGCAGGAGAGCTCGTAGAGATCTTTGCAACATTCCATAGGCAGAACTATGGTGGTTGTAAGGTGGGTGTTGCCGATGTGCTTGTTGGTGCTACTGCAAACATTGCTGAGTACATTGGAGTCGCTAATGCCCCTCACGTAATCGATAAAATCACTGAGATGATGTTTATGGCAGAGGCTTGTTGGTGTGGCTCGCTTGCATGCTCATACGAGGGCTACAAGACTCCCTCTGGAGCCTACATGCCTAACCCACTACTAGCTAACGTTACGAAGCTCCTCATAACTAGGTTCCCCTACGAATGGTCGAGGTTGGCGCAAGACATTGCCGGAGGCCTACTTGCAACTTGCCCCTCAGAAAGAGACTTCAAGCATCCAAAGATTGGGAAGTTTGTAGAGAAGTACTGCAAGGGAGTTGCTGAAGTACCCACAGAGCATAGAATTCGAATGCTTAGACTTATCGAGGCCCTCTCCATAGGTGCACACCTAGTAGAGTCGCTGCATGGTGCTGGATCTCCTCAAGCGCAGAAGATAATGATTTGGAGGCGAGGAGACGTTGAGGTTAAGAAGAAGTTAGCGAAGATCATTGCTGGAATAGAGGAGGACAAGTACTTTAAGAGGATTACCGGTAAAAGCGAAGAAGAGTACTTCGAGGAACTTATGAGAAAAGTTAAACAAGCACGTAAATGA
- a CDS encoding aspartate aminotransferase family protein, whose translation MRKSLPKKGLSKEEIIQRLNEYCRDDADPFSGKLFTIAFEPGVEELREVAFEALKMFAFKNMLDFTEFPSMIRMEKDLIDIATSLMHGDEQVTGTFTFGGTESVFLAVKAARDRFILSKGMITIPEIVMPVTGHPCYDKAAEYMGLKVKRVRVDEESLTADPDAINEAITENTAMIVGSAPNWPFGTIDPIKDLAEIALDKNVWLHVDACVGGFVLPFMKKLGENIPEFDFRIEGVCSISMDPHKYAYTPIGASIVLFRKKFYKMFSQYANIRWPGYPIVNPAVLSSRSEALLAAAWAVLHFLGEEGYMELAKRLVSARNKIVKGLKEIGYKIMGEPSVIVAFTSDELNLFTLCDEMAKKGWLFLPQKGITSMNIPPSVHLTITPIHDDLSDLMISDLKVCTEAVKKMPPREAEGLLEMFGTIFSMLVPGEMDLTTLGKILSDMERMVNVYGERILKTLGLEKGFPKEMSMIYQLLASLPPEIAELLTNYVVIEIFSRGIQ comes from the coding sequence ATGAGAAAGAGTCTACCAAAGAAGGGTTTAAGCAAGGAAGAGATAATTCAAAGACTAAATGAGTATTGTAGAGACGATGCTGATCCGTTTAGCGGGAAGCTCTTTACGATAGCATTTGAGCCAGGTGTCGAGGAGCTTAGGGAAGTTGCCTTTGAAGCTCTCAAAATGTTTGCTTTCAAGAACATGCTTGACTTCACAGAGTTTCCGAGCATGATTAGAATGGAGAAGGACTTAATTGACATCGCTACTTCATTAATGCATGGCGATGAGCAAGTCACTGGAACCTTCACATTTGGAGGTACAGAAAGCGTCTTTCTTGCGGTGAAAGCAGCTAGAGATAGGTTCATTTTAAGCAAGGGGATGATAACGATCCCAGAAATAGTGATGCCAGTAACAGGACATCCCTGCTATGATAAGGCAGCGGAGTACATGGGCCTTAAGGTTAAGAGGGTTAGAGTTGACGAGGAGAGCTTAACAGCAGACCCTGACGCCATAAATGAAGCTATAACTGAGAATACAGCAATGATAGTTGGTTCTGCGCCGAACTGGCCATTTGGGACTATAGACCCAATAAAGGACCTAGCTGAAATAGCATTGGACAAGAACGTATGGTTGCATGTCGATGCTTGCGTTGGCGGTTTCGTGCTACCATTCATGAAAAAGCTCGGCGAAAACATTCCAGAATTCGATTTCAGGATAGAGGGCGTTTGCTCCATCTCTATGGACCCCCATAAGTATGCTTACACACCAATTGGAGCGTCCATCGTACTTTTCAGGAAGAAGTTCTATAAGATGTTCTCTCAATATGCGAACATTAGGTGGCCAGGATACCCGATAGTTAATCCAGCAGTCCTATCTTCACGCTCTGAAGCTCTCTTAGCTGCAGCTTGGGCTGTACTTCACTTCTTAGGTGAAGAAGGCTATATGGAGCTTGCGAAGAGGTTAGTAAGTGCGAGAAACAAGATAGTTAAAGGCTTAAAGGAGATAGGCTATAAGATTATGGGCGAACCATCTGTTATAGTCGCCTTCACCTCTGATGAACTCAACCTCTTCACCCTTTGCGATGAAATGGCGAAGAAGGGATGGCTCTTTCTACCACAAAAGGGAATAACAAGCATGAACATTCCACCCAGCGTGCATCTAACAATTACACCGATCCATGACGACTTATCTGACCTCATGATCTCTGACCTCAAGGTTTGCACGGAAGCCGTGAAGAAAATGCCTCCACGAGAAGCAGAAGGGCTTTTGGAAATGTTCGGAACCATATTCAGCATGCTCGTGCCCGGAGAAATGGACTTGACAACGCTGGGAAAGATACTTTCAGATATGGAGAGGATGGTTAACGTTTACGGTGAAAGAATATTAAAGACTCTGGGCTTAGAGAAAGGTTTCCCCAAGGAGATGAGCATGATCTATCAGCTCTTAGCATCACTCCCTCCAGAAATTGCAGAGCTGTTAACTAACTACGTAGTTATAGAGATCTTCAGTAGAGGAATTCAGTAA
- a CDS encoding cation transporter dimerization domain-containing protein: protein MIGVYGYFFVNYFASYTPQELSGEYHPALALVTVLGGAFTAIAMKVQKKRYEKLGLKAIKMDYLHAVIDTFAAAVATTGMLTISYTGNPGYEALFTALLTLFVFHGIVEVLRDTFKTITGRNVEVELKLKIFEKLVRCLEKVHVRFVDARRIGSFYIVSIHVEVNPKTTIEEAYKLRNQMIDLIREESDLIYHIDVYISPRRRTKKKYK from the coding sequence ATGATTGGAGTTTACGGTTACTTTTTCGTAAACTACTTTGCAAGCTATACTCCACAAGAATTAAGTGGGGAATACCACCCGGCATTAGCCCTTGTGACAGTTCTTGGAGGAGCATTCACTGCCATAGCTATGAAGGTCCAGAAAAAGCGCTATGAAAAGCTTGGCCTAAAAGCCATTAAAATGGACTACCTACATGCTGTCATAGATACTTTCGCAGCGGCAGTAGCAACAACCGGCATGCTGACAATCAGCTATACGGGAAATCCCGGTTACGAAGCCTTATTTACGGCGTTGCTAACATTATTTGTCTTCCACGGAATTGTTGAGGTGTTACGCGACACTTTTAAGACCATTACAGGGAGGAACGTAGAGGTTGAACTAAAGTTAAAGATATTCGAGAAGCTTGTAAGGTGTCTAGAGAAGGTTCACGTGAGATTCGTGGATGCCAGAAGAATAGGCTCTTTTTACATAGTTTCAATTCACGTGGAGGTGAATCCTAAGACTACTATTGAAGAAGCATATAAACTTCGAAACCAAATGATAGATCTAATCAGAGAAGAAAGTGACTTGATATACCACATCGACGTGTACATATCACCACGCAGAAGAACCAAGAAAAAATATAAGTAG
- a CDS encoding penicillin acylase family protein produces MKKKEVVGLVASLALMILLLIPYPIPLSPYRLLTLTDPASGVWVNAVIAKLPAEKKVVMPGLTSQVIIVIDRYGVPHIFADSDKDLAFAIGYMHANDRLWQMDLQRRLVEGRLSEIFGSIAYDVDVFQRIIGLHRGAEACLQLIKAKHPELYELLEAYCSGVNKAIEEMKAGKGLPVEFKLLGYEPEPWTPLNVFEIARLIAWGLTGTFADIELYLLYSRLGDKVWELIPLDRYLETYIVKPGYKVIIGNYSELAGRRVALPAHMNSEDVMSILEWKRSVDAWMPPIIDAFASNNWVISGALTDTGKPILCNDPHLQLTVPPVWYELHYTVRSGGELFIVRGVTFPGIPLVVIGSNQYVGWGFTNVMADQIDFYYYEWANETHYWYKGELRKIDQRKEVIKVKTDGGYEERLIYINFTVHGPLIERGGARFAMRWIGHEGTTEAVAIWKYSRARNISEFFDAMNYFQTPPQNHVVADIYGNIGWRACGRYPNRTYPNGTNAVALNPLLPRLPINGSALDVVEWNEEDWIEPWEAPQLLNPPWGYVVTANNKLASVGDYPLIYDVAWTFADYYRAFRITERIEDIIRSGRKITMNDMRSIQNDVQFVLARNLTQLLVSVADEEIRSILKAWNYEMSIDSPAAAIFITWYKYFKMYTFIDELEEKGLRDYWDRVPDSTLEYLVLYNPKSKWFDDVTTKGLVEDAVDIAKRALNATIEELKGIFKTDDPHKWRLGELHKLRAEHQLGTVFRGLSYPAWEAPGWSDCVNNIAKGGGHGPSWRMILNFANLNDSLCVIPGGQSGNPFSEWYYDQLKMWLDGEYKAMRFPAKSEDVKDAVCRIILTPTG; encoded by the coding sequence GTGAAGAAGAAGGAGGTAGTAGGTCTAGTAGCGTCACTAGCACTCATGATATTGCTTCTAATACCGTATCCGATCCCTCTTTCACCATACAGACTTCTTACCCTTACGGATCCTGCTTCAGGTGTATGGGTGAATGCTGTAATTGCTAAGCTTCCAGCCGAGAAGAAGGTTGTGATGCCTGGCCTAACAAGTCAAGTAATAATTGTGATTGACAGGTATGGAGTCCCACACATATTTGCAGATTCAGATAAGGACCTTGCTTTTGCTATTGGATATATGCATGCGAATGACAGGCTCTGGCAAATGGATCTTCAAAGGAGACTAGTGGAAGGTAGATTATCCGAGATATTTGGTAGCATAGCTTACGACGTAGACGTGTTTCAAAGAATTATTGGGTTGCATAGAGGTGCTGAAGCCTGTCTCCAACTAATTAAGGCTAAACATCCTGAACTATACGAATTATTGGAGGCGTATTGTAGTGGTGTAAATAAGGCGATCGAAGAAATGAAGGCAGGCAAAGGACTTCCAGTAGAGTTTAAGCTATTAGGGTATGAGCCGGAACCCTGGACACCACTAAACGTTTTTGAGATAGCAAGGCTTATTGCTTGGGGGTTAACGGGGACCTTCGCCGACATCGAGCTCTACTTGCTGTACTCAAGACTTGGAGACAAAGTCTGGGAGCTTATCCCTCTCGATCGATATTTGGAGACATACATCGTGAAACCTGGTTACAAAGTTATTATTGGCAATTACTCGGAACTTGCTGGAAGGCGCGTTGCACTACCTGCACACATGAACAGCGAGGACGTGATGTCAATACTTGAATGGAAGAGATCTGTGGATGCCTGGATGCCACCTATAATTGACGCCTTTGCATCGAACAATTGGGTGATTAGTGGAGCTTTAACTGATACCGGCAAGCCAATCCTATGCAACGATCCACACCTACAGTTAACTGTACCACCTGTATGGTACGAGCTTCATTATACTGTTAGAAGCGGTGGCGAGCTCTTCATTGTTAGAGGGGTTACTTTTCCAGGTATCCCGCTTGTGGTTATAGGAAGCAACCAATACGTTGGTTGGGGCTTCACGAACGTCATGGCCGATCAAATAGACTTCTACTACTACGAGTGGGCAAATGAAACCCACTACTGGTACAAGGGCGAGCTTCGTAAGATAGATCAGAGGAAGGAGGTCATAAAGGTCAAGACTGATGGAGGCTACGAAGAGAGATTGATTTACATAAACTTCACGGTTCACGGCCCCTTAATAGAAAGGGGAGGAGCACGATTTGCTATGCGCTGGATTGGCCATGAGGGGACAACAGAGGCTGTTGCTATCTGGAAGTATTCACGTGCACGCAACATTAGTGAATTCTTCGACGCGATGAACTACTTCCAAACACCTCCACAGAACCACGTGGTTGCAGACATTTACGGCAACATAGGGTGGAGGGCATGTGGTAGATATCCCAACAGAACGTATCCTAATGGAACGAATGCTGTAGCACTCAACCCATTACTACCTCGACTTCCAATAAATGGCAGTGCACTCGACGTTGTTGAGTGGAACGAGGAAGACTGGATAGAGCCGTGGGAGGCCCCTCAGCTATTGAATCCACCATGGGGGTACGTGGTGACAGCCAACAACAAGCTAGCTTCCGTAGGCGATTATCCACTCATATACGACGTTGCTTGGACATTTGCAGACTACTATAGAGCCTTCAGAATTACCGAGCGCATCGAGGATATCATAAGGAGTGGGCGAAAAATCACGATGAATGATATGCGTAGCATACAGAACGATGTTCAATTCGTACTTGCAAGGAACTTAACCCAGCTCCTAGTGAGCGTGGCTGATGAAGAAATTAGAAGCATACTTAAAGCATGGAACTACGAAATGAGCATTGACTCTCCTGCGGCAGCCATCTTTATAACATGGTACAAGTACTTCAAAATGTACACCTTCATTGATGAACTAGAAGAAAAGGGTCTTAGAGACTATTGGGATAGAGTTCCAGACAGCACATTAGAATACTTAGTGCTGTACAATCCAAAATCCAAGTGGTTCGATGACGTTACGACGAAAGGTTTAGTCGAAGATGCAGTTGACATCGCAAAGAGGGCTCTCAACGCAACAATCGAGGAGCTTAAAGGCATATTCAAAACCGATGATCCTCATAAGTGGAGGTTGGGCGAACTTCATAAACTACGTGCTGAGCATCAACTGGGAACCGTGTTTAGGGGGCTTAGCTATCCAGCTTGGGAGGCTCCTGGTTGGAGCGATTGCGTAAACAACATAGCGAAAGGCGGCGGTCATGGCCCCTCTTGGAGGATGATACTAAACTTCGCTAACTTGAATGACAGCCTATGCGTAATTCCAGGTGGACAATCAGGCAACCCGTTTAGTGAGTGGTATTACGATCAGCTTAAAATGTGGCTTGATGGCGAATACAAGGCCATGAGGTTTCCAGCCAAGTCAGAGGACGTTAAGGATGCTGTGTGTAGGATCATACTTACACCTACCGGTTAG
- a CDS encoding CocE/NonD family hydrolase — protein MERRVSFKSGYLVLEGILHLPSEVKERVPAIVVCHPHPLYGGSMYNIIVEKLCRKLENSGLIALRFNFRGVGSSEGVYDGGVGEVMDVKAALNFLETIDPQAPKVFGIAGYSFGAYVASRAAEDPRVKALALISPPFVFYNFDNLRYIRKPKLIVWGDQDGFVSAAIEEVAGTIAEPKKLILVKGADHFWFGYEDEVSDAVTSFFQDIFKADH, from the coding sequence ATGGAGAGGAGAGTTAGCTTCAAGAGTGGATATCTAGTTCTTGAAGGCATTCTCCATCTTCCCTCTGAAGTTAAGGAAAGAGTACCAGCTATAGTCGTCTGCCATCCTCACCCCCTCTATGGTGGGTCCATGTACAACATCATAGTCGAGAAGCTATGTAGAAAGCTAGAGAACTCAGGTCTCATTGCACTTCGCTTCAACTTTAGAGGAGTAGGATCCAGTGAGGGGGTCTACGATGGAGGGGTTGGTGAAGTAATGGACGTGAAAGCAGCTCTCAACTTCCTAGAAACCATTGATCCACAAGCTCCTAAGGTGTTTGGCATCGCAGGCTACTCTTTCGGAGCTTACGTAGCTTCTCGTGCAGCAGAGGATCCTAGAGTTAAGGCTTTAGCCTTAATATCTCCTCCATTCGTCTTTTACAACTTCGATAATCTTAGATACATTCGTAAACCAAAGCTAATTGTTTGGGGCGATCAAGACGGGTTTGTGAGTGCCGCTATCGAGGAAGTAGCCGGCACGATAGCTGAGCCGAAGAAACTCATTTTAGTCAAGGGAGCAGATCACTTCTGGTTTGGCTACGAGGATGAAGTGAGTGATGCGGTTACATCATTCTTCCAAGACATTTTTAAAGCTGATCATTGA
- a CDS encoding GNAT family N-acetyltransferase — protein sequence MELEIINVKRSPLKDEDIKAIVSIELHPDVRKWLPDYVYEDFDKEFKDYKKFFQDLQNNDKVEVLVARVDGRIVGFLALWRMVEYEEHVRSIGVSVHPDYWRKGIATKLVKKAIELAKELGTKKLIIETLEENIAMRRVAEKLKFKLECVRRDREFKDCSRHNEYVYLLSL from the coding sequence TTGGAGTTAGAGATAATTAATGTCAAGCGTAGTCCACTAAAAGACGAGGATATTAAAGCTATAGTTAGTATCGAGTTGCATCCGGATGTTAGAAAGTGGCTTCCAGACTATGTCTACGAGGATTTTGATAAGGAGTTCAAAGACTACAAGAAGTTCTTTCAGGATTTACAAAATAACGATAAGGTTGAGGTATTAGTTGCTAGAGTTGATGGTCGTATAGTTGGTTTCCTAGCTTTATGGCGAATGGTTGAGTATGAGGAGCATGTGAGGAGCATAGGGGTAAGCGTTCATCCAGATTACTGGCGGAAAGGTATAGCAACAAAGCTAGTGAAGAAAGCTATAGAGCTAGCTAAAGAGCTGGGCACCAAGAAGCTCATCATTGAAACTTTAGAGGAGAACATTGCTATGAGGCGAGTGGCTGAAAAATTAAAGTTCAAGTTAGAGTGTGTTAGAAGGGATAGAGAGTTTAAGGACTGTTCACGTCATAACGAGTACGTCTATTTACTAAGCCTTTAA
- a CDS encoding KamA family radical SAM protein has protein sequence MVHREREAFMDEDWKSILKESITRPEQILERFDVDIKPIKKVAEVYPMFISRYYFNLIEEVEDPIWKQCIPSPLELQDPYGYEDPLSEEVMSPVPGLVHRYPDRVLMCVSNSCATYCRFCTRKRKVGRPEVSYTDEIYLAQISYVRENPKIRDVLLSGGDPFMLPDEKIEFLLKKLRKIPHVEIIRIGTRVPCTLPQRITPKLCNILKKYHPLYVNVHFEHPREITEESERGCGLLADAGIPLGNQSVLLKGVNDSPEIMRELCQKLLKMRVRPYYLFQMDPVKGASHFRTKVEVGIKIIESLIGWTSGLAVPRFVIDAPGGGGKIPIEPNYIISIDDEKVVLRNYEGKIFVYPQARSHIKELIAVH, from the coding sequence TTGGTACATCGCGAGCGCGAAGCATTTATGGATGAAGATTGGAAAAGCATTCTCAAAGAAAGCATAACTAGACCAGAGCAAATCCTCGAGAGATTCGATGTCGACATAAAGCCCATTAAAAAAGTTGCAGAAGTCTATCCGATGTTCATTTCTAGGTACTACTTCAACCTCATAGAGGAGGTTGAAGATCCGATATGGAAGCAGTGCATACCAAGTCCTCTTGAGCTTCAAGACCCCTATGGCTATGAGGATCCACTAAGCGAGGAGGTTATGAGCCCAGTACCAGGCTTAGTGCATAGGTACCCAGATAGGGTTTTAATGTGCGTTTCAAATAGCTGCGCTACCTACTGCAGATTTTGCACGAGGAAAAGGAAGGTTGGTAGACCAGAGGTAAGTTATACTGATGAAATCTACTTGGCGCAAATAAGCTACGTTCGTGAGAACCCAAAGATTAGAGATGTGCTTCTATCTGGTGGAGATCCATTCATGCTTCCAGACGAGAAGATAGAGTTCCTGCTAAAGAAGCTACGCAAGATACCTCACGTTGAGATCATAAGGATAGGTACGAGAGTTCCATGCACGCTACCTCAGAGAATAACACCAAAGCTATGCAACATTCTTAAGAAGTATCACCCATTATACGTGAACGTACACTTTGAACACCCACGCGAGATAACAGAGGAATCTGAAAGAGGATGTGGATTGCTAGCTGATGCGGGAATACCACTTGGAAACCAATCCGTCCTATTAAAAGGGGTTAACGATAGTCCAGAAATAATGAGGGAGCTCTGTCAGAAGTTGCTTAAGATGCGCGTTAGACCCTACTATCTCTTCCAAATGGATCCAGTGAAAGGAGCGTCTCACTTCAGGACTAAGGTTGAAGTTGGCATCAAAATAATAGAGTCTTTAATTGGCTGGACCTCTGGATTAGCTGTGCCGCGCTTCGTTATTGATGCACCGGGCGGAGGAGGTAAGATACCCATCGAGCCGAACTACATAATCTCAATTGATGACGAGAAAGTCGTTTTAAGGAACTATGAGGGAAAGATATTCGTTTATCCACAAGCGCGATCACACATAAAGGAGTTGATAGCCGTACATTAG